A genomic region of Gemmata massiliana contains the following coding sequences:
- a CDS encoding DUF1501 domain-containing protein, with protein MSTRRDFLKTTLGTSSLLAVGGVVPEFLASTARAAEKEDKKKDTVLVVIELTGGNDGLNTVAPYGDDLYHKARPTLAFGKKEVQKLDDYHGLHPRMNELKRLYDEKRLAVLQGVGYPNPDRSHFESMDIWQLADPKRGHTSGWLARSIPGMSIKDAGVPGMYLGNERLPVAMQGADGGVISLADRASFKLQLTGNQANRKALIEDLNGEKDTGKADLAAFVRKRQLQTYTSLKKIDDALREAGGSGQGRTNEFVGGRVVQRDPDDLNTLGGKLGLVGRLIQKGLGTRLYYVQLGGFDTHSGQAEMHGKLLGELSSAIGNFFNGLQAEHSERVAVMTYSEFGRRVKENGSRGTDHGSGSCMFLAGSQVVGGLVGKHPSLSDLTDGDIKYHTDFRRVYATLLDDWLEVDSRGVLDDKFEKLPLIDRKKKAPAGSGPSKSGNALPPGAIPDDAPLPGAGAPPVKEDVPPPMEKM; from the coding sequence ATGTCCACCCGACGCGACTTCCTAAAGACCACCCTCGGCACGTCGAGTCTGCTCGCTGTCGGTGGGGTGGTGCCGGAGTTCCTCGCCTCGACCGCGCGCGCTGCGGAGAAGGAAGACAAGAAGAAGGACACCGTTCTCGTGGTGATTGAACTCACCGGCGGGAACGACGGGCTGAACACCGTCGCCCCCTACGGCGACGACCTCTACCACAAGGCGCGCCCCACGCTCGCGTTCGGCAAGAAGGAAGTGCAGAAGCTCGACGACTACCACGGGCTGCACCCGCGCATGAACGAGCTGAAGCGCCTGTACGACGAAAAGCGACTCGCGGTGCTTCAGGGGGTCGGGTACCCGAACCCGGACCGCTCGCACTTCGAGAGCATGGACATCTGGCAGCTCGCGGACCCGAAGCGCGGGCACACGAGTGGCTGGCTCGCACGCAGCATCCCCGGTATGAGCATCAAGGACGCGGGCGTCCCGGGCATGTATCTCGGGAACGAGCGCCTTCCCGTCGCGATGCAGGGGGCGGACGGTGGCGTCATCAGCCTCGCCGATCGCGCGAGCTTCAAGCTCCAACTGACGGGCAATCAGGCCAACCGCAAGGCACTCATCGAAGACCTGAACGGCGAGAAGGACACGGGTAAGGCCGACCTCGCGGCGTTCGTCCGGAAGCGCCAGCTCCAAACGTACACCAGCCTCAAGAAGATCGACGACGCGCTCCGCGAAGCGGGCGGCAGCGGTCAGGGGCGGACCAACGAGTTCGTGGGCGGTCGCGTCGTGCAGCGCGATCCGGACGACCTCAACACGCTCGGCGGCAAACTCGGACTCGTCGGGCGCCTGATCCAGAAGGGACTGGGCACGCGGCTCTATTACGTCCAGCTCGGTGGCTTCGACACGCACTCCGGGCAGGCCGAGATGCACGGGAAGTTGCTCGGCGAACTGTCGAGCGCCATCGGCAACTTCTTCAACGGGTTGCAAGCGGAGCACTCGGAGCGCGTCGCCGTGATGACGTACTCGGAGTTCGGGCGCCGGGTGAAGGAGAACGGCAGCCGCGGGACCGATCACGGGAGCGGCTCGTGCATGTTCCTGGCCGGTTCGCAGGTGGTCGGTGGGCTGGTGGGCAAGCACCCGAGCCTCTCGGACCTCACCGACGGCGACATCAAGTACCACACCGATTTCCGCCGCGTGTACGCCACGCTGCTCGACGACTGGCTCGAAGTGGACAGCCGCGGCGTGCTCGACGACAAGTTCGAGAAGCTCCCGCTCATCGACCGCAAGAAGAAGGCGCCGGCCGGTTCGGGACCGAGCAAGTCTGGCAACGCGCTCCCGCCCGGGGCCATCCCGGACGACGCGCCTCTTCCGGGAGCGGGCGCCCCTCCGGTGAAAGAGGACGTGCCCCCGCCGATGGAGAAGATGTAA
- a CDS encoding alpha/beta hydrolase family protein yields MRLSLAGFGILVMTVVATPAALPPPDKLPSVAEFPDVLAMRDGTKITSKKDWEEKRRPELKELFQHYMYGRYPHLTEPVKVVVTEKVLFEDTQALGGAGTLREVEVSFSESQWPKIYLLIATPNGKVPAACFVGPNFGGNHLLTSHEKVRIPTAWVPANYPGVEKGTNKATAAGRGKQASTWPLQQIVEKGYAVATFYCGDIQPDRPDVREGMRATLPVYKGDAPLDETATVMWWAWGCHRAVDFLVTDKSIDAKRLAVVGHSRLGKTALLAGAFDDRIAVVIPHQSGCGGAGPSRSKNEKAETVKRITTAFPHWFCGHFRAFGSDTTKIPFDQHALVAICAPRPVLLTNAEDDQWANPSGQFDVLTAAAPAYKLYGDTKPVADKMPEQGKLSDDRLGYFIRAGKHSMTPDDWKAFTQFADKWLK; encoded by the coding sequence ATGCGACTCTCCCTCGCCGGCTTCGGAATCCTCGTTATGACTGTCGTTGCCACGCCCGCGGCCCTACCTCCACCAGACAAATTGCCATCGGTCGCCGAATTCCCGGACGTGCTCGCGATGCGCGACGGCACCAAGATCACCAGCAAAAAGGACTGGGAAGAGAAACGGCGCCCCGAACTGAAGGAGCTGTTCCAGCACTACATGTACGGCCGCTACCCGCATTTGACAGAACCGGTGAAGGTCGTGGTGACGGAGAAGGTGTTGTTCGAGGACACACAGGCGCTCGGCGGCGCGGGAACGCTCCGCGAGGTCGAGGTGAGCTTCAGCGAATCGCAGTGGCCGAAGATTTACCTGCTGATCGCCACGCCCAACGGGAAGGTACCGGCCGCGTGCTTCGTCGGCCCGAACTTCGGCGGGAACCACTTGCTCACGTCACACGAAAAGGTGCGCATCCCGACCGCGTGGGTTCCGGCCAACTACCCCGGCGTCGAGAAGGGTACGAACAAGGCGACCGCCGCGGGCCGCGGGAAGCAGGCCAGTACGTGGCCGCTGCAACAGATCGTCGAGAAGGGGTACGCGGTCGCGACGTTTTATTGCGGCGACATCCAGCCCGATCGCCCGGACGTGCGCGAGGGCATGCGGGCCACGCTTCCCGTTTACAAGGGCGACGCCCCGCTCGACGAGACGGCCACCGTTATGTGGTGGGCGTGGGGGTGCCACCGCGCCGTCGATTTCCTCGTGACCGACAAGAGCATCGACGCGAAACGCCTTGCTGTGGTCGGGCACTCGCGGTTGGGCAAGACCGCGCTGCTGGCCGGGGCGTTTGACGATCGTATCGCGGTGGTGATCCCGCACCAATCGGGGTGCGGCGGGGCCGGACCGAGCCGCAGCAAGAACGAGAAGGCGGAAACGGTCAAGCGCATCACGACCGCGTTCCCGCACTGGTTCTGCGGCCACTTTCGCGCGTTCGGCAGCGACACCACCAAGATCCCGTTCGACCAGCACGCCCTCGTCGCGATCTGTGCCCCGCGCCCGGTGCTCCTCACCAACGCGGAGGACGATCAGTGGGCGAACCCGAGCGGCCAGTTCGATGTGCTGACCGCCGCCGCGCCCGCGTACAAGCTCTACGGCGACACGAAGCCAGTCGCGGACAAAATGCCGGAGCAGGGCAAACTGAGCGACGACCGCCTCGGCTACTTCATTCGCGCGGGCAAACACAGCATGACCCCCGACGACTGGAAGGCGTTCACGCAGTTCGCCGACAAGTGGCTGAAGTGA
- a CDS encoding YHS domain-containing protein encodes MLTAILLVVSCVISDHPVGHFEPAPSDQCDPAKTVAPKEALQPFNLLVGSWKGSGMPEGTKEERAAGAWEETVAWEWKFKDQDAWLAVTFKKGKHFTKGELRYTPDKDAKATAPRFTLTLTAADKSTATFVGGLTDKDKVLTLARTDGPATEDQRLVFSLLHSNRHLYRLETRPAGTTVAYSKKYQVGATKEGEPFAATTKGPECIVSGGLGTMKVSYKGKDYWVCCSGCRDEFKENPEKYTKEAEAKAKKQ; translated from the coding sequence ATGCTCACCGCGATTCTGCTGGTGGTTAGCTGTGTCATTTCTGACCACCCTGTGGGCCATTTTGAGCCAGCCCCGAGCGACCAGTGTGACCCGGCGAAAACGGTTGCCCCCAAGGAGGCGCTTCAGCCGTTTAATCTGTTAGTCGGTTCCTGGAAGGGAAGCGGAATGCCCGAGGGCACGAAAGAGGAACGCGCGGCCGGCGCGTGGGAAGAAACGGTCGCGTGGGAGTGGAAGTTCAAGGATCAGGATGCGTGGCTGGCGGTTACGTTCAAGAAGGGGAAGCACTTCACGAAGGGCGAGTTGCGCTACACCCCAGATAAGGACGCGAAGGCCACCGCGCCGCGATTCACTCTCACGCTGACGGCCGCGGATAAGTCCACCGCGACGTTCGTCGGCGGGTTGACGGACAAAGACAAAGTGCTCACGCTTGCGCGCACCGACGGGCCAGCCACCGAGGATCAGCGCCTCGTCTTCAGTCTGCTGCACAGCAATCGTCATCTTTACCGATTGGAAACGCGCCCGGCAGGAACGACAGTCGCCTACAGCAAGAAGTACCAGGTGGGTGCGACCAAAGAGGGCGAACCGTTCGCGGCCACCACGAAGGGGCCGGAGTGCATTGTCAGCGGCGGGTTGGGCACGATGAAGGTGAGCTACAAAGGCAAGGACTACTGGGTGTGCTGCTCCGGGTGCCGCGACGAGTTCAAAGAGAATCCGGAAAAGTACACCAAGGAAGCCGAAGCGAAAGCGAAGAAGCAATAG
- a CDS encoding DUF1800 domain-containing protein — protein MAEALPSDLAKVDPREAWAPWKPANGEWNRKWVAHLFRRAGFGATPAETDKALAEGLNKTLSHFMTGDADAADRLELLTETGKYYTEPVSLRVWWLYAMTEGGYPLREKLALFWHNHFATSYAKVRSTKLMYEQNVTIRKHALGKFRPFLLDMSRDTAMLVWLDSNRNVKGAPNENYAREVMELFSLGVGNYTEKDIQEAARALTGWHHDAEVLKFEFNHELHDEGNKTVFGKMGKWTGEDVVRLCCDQQACAQFLVSKLYSFLVSETPPPKALLAPLADQFRKSDYDIAALVKTILGSRLFFSEHAYHKCVKWPVECALGAVRSAVGERIPLSDVVDPLAKMGQALFAPPNVKGWRTGTDWLNSATLLARNNFAEKVAVGEWSRNGRPRPQQQFGFVAEPTKVDAPPSEPAPPPAPEAKHDICTAIFAANPKDIAAVVKQMSTLLYGEAAAPAQVKKLETFLLTPGPAAGAAPAAPKGPKPKSKGPTPPEAKSADGPKAKSEPDPKPKKAEPPKPLDPKDVKLDSPEFKARVREAYHAMMCLPEYQLN, from the coding sequence ATGGCGGAAGCCCTCCCCTCCGATTTGGCCAAGGTCGATCCGCGTGAGGCGTGGGCGCCGTGGAAACCGGCCAACGGCGAGTGGAACCGCAAGTGGGTCGCGCACCTCTTCCGCCGCGCCGGGTTCGGCGCCACGCCCGCCGAAACGGACAAGGCCCTCGCTGAGGGTTTGAACAAAACTCTCTCGCACTTCATGACGGGGGACGCGGACGCGGCCGACCGCCTCGAACTGCTCACCGAAACAGGCAAGTATTACACCGAACCGGTGAGTCTCCGCGTGTGGTGGCTCTACGCGATGACGGAGGGCGGGTACCCGCTGCGCGAGAAGCTGGCGCTGTTCTGGCACAACCACTTCGCCACCAGCTACGCGAAGGTGCGCAGCACGAAGCTGATGTACGAGCAGAACGTCACCATCCGGAAGCACGCGCTCGGCAAGTTCCGGCCGTTCTTGCTCGACATGAGCAGGGACACGGCCATGCTGGTGTGGCTCGACTCCAACCGCAACGTGAAGGGCGCCCCCAACGAGAACTACGCCCGCGAGGTGATGGAGTTGTTCTCGCTCGGCGTCGGCAATTACACCGAGAAGGACATCCAGGAAGCGGCCCGTGCGCTCACCGGCTGGCATCACGACGCCGAGGTGCTGAAGTTCGAGTTTAACCACGAACTGCACGACGAGGGCAACAAGACGGTCTTCGGGAAAATGGGCAAGTGGACAGGTGAAGACGTCGTTCGCCTCTGCTGCGATCAGCAAGCGTGTGCGCAGTTCCTGGTGTCGAAGCTCTACTCGTTCCTCGTGAGCGAAACGCCCCCGCCGAAGGCGCTGCTGGCACCGCTCGCGGACCAGTTCCGCAAATCGGACTACGACATCGCGGCCCTTGTGAAGACGATCCTCGGTTCGCGGTTGTTCTTCAGCGAGCACGCTTACCACAAGTGCGTGAAGTGGCCGGTCGAGTGCGCGCTGGGCGCGGTCCGCAGCGCGGTCGGCGAACGCATCCCACTCTCCGACGTGGTCGATCCGCTCGCGAAGATGGGCCAGGCACTGTTCGCCCCGCCGAACGTGAAGGGCTGGCGCACCGGGACCGACTGGCTGAACAGCGCGACGCTGCTCGCGCGGAACAACTTCGCGGAGAAGGTCGCGGTCGGCGAGTGGAGCCGCAACGGGCGCCCGCGTCCGCAACAGCAGTTCGGGTTCGTCGCCGAGCCGACGAAAGTGGACGCCCCTCCGAGCGAGCCCGCTCCGCCGCCGGCTCCGGAAGCGAAGCACGACATCTGCACCGCGATCTTCGCCGCGAATCCCAAGGATATTGCGGCGGTCGTGAAGCAAATGAGCACTTTGCTCTACGGCGAAGCGGCCGCGCCCGCGCAGGTCAAGAAGCTCGAAACGTTCCTGCTGACACCCGGCCCCGCGGCGGGCGCTGCGCCCGCGGCCCCGAAGGGGCCGAAGCCGAAGAGTAAGGGGCCAACTCCTCCCGAGGCTAAATCGGCGGACGGGCCAAAGGCCAAATCGGAACCCGACCCCAAGCCCAAGAAGGCGGAGCCGCCCAAGCCGCTCGACCCGAAAGACGTGAAACTCGATTCGCCGGAGTTCAAGGCGCGCGTTCGCGAAGCCTACCACGCGATGATGTGTCTGCCGGAATACCAACTGAACTAG
- a CDS encoding type II and III secretion system protein has translation MNLRLLCALFVAGTSLAPVAAAEPTSTRTATAPLVAFEVRVVRVYAEPGAVLKAVKPEEGGVAFLSDEQLKALFADAQSDPRANILCTPKVVTSSGEPATVRVGSNREFVTGLEARQVKGSAVLVPKKTVVELGDVLTVCGRVSADRRSVSVSTGYTNTSLASDLVPLVPVTIQIPAVNGGPAIPFTQFLQAPQARTIAIEKKELSLPSNGHVVITGPVTTVEERTEYGPPVLSNIPYLGRLFKSVAYFKREVRTLLVVSARVIEELPVAPAPRSVER, from the coding sequence ATGAACCTGCGACTCCTCTGCGCCCTTTTTGTTGCCGGAACAAGCCTGGCGCCCGTTGCGGCAGCCGAGCCTACCTCCACTCGGACCGCGACCGCACCATTGGTCGCCTTCGAGGTGCGAGTTGTCCGGGTGTACGCTGAACCCGGGGCCGTACTGAAAGCGGTAAAGCCGGAAGAAGGCGGCGTTGCGTTCCTGTCCGACGAACAACTCAAAGCCCTGTTCGCCGACGCACAATCCGATCCGCGCGCGAACATCCTCTGTACGCCGAAGGTGGTCACATCGAGCGGCGAGCCCGCAACGGTCCGGGTCGGCAGTAACCGTGAGTTCGTCACCGGGCTCGAAGCCCGGCAGGTAAAAGGCAGCGCCGTTCTGGTCCCGAAGAAGACGGTAGTCGAGCTGGGCGACGTGCTGACCGTGTGCGGGCGCGTGTCGGCCGATCGCCGGTCCGTGTCCGTATCCACGGGGTACACGAACACGAGCCTCGCAAGCGACCTCGTCCCTCTGGTCCCGGTCACGATCCAGATTCCGGCAGTGAACGGAGGCCCGGCGATCCCGTTCACCCAGTTCCTCCAGGCCCCTCAAGCACGGACCATCGCGATCGAGAAGAAGGAGCTGTCCCTACCGTCGAACGGGCACGTGGTGATTACCGGACCGGTGACGACGGTGGAGGAGCGCACCGAGTACGGCCCGCCGGTGCTCTCCAACATCCCGTACCTCGGGCGCCTGTTCAAGTCGGTCGCATACTTCAAGCGTGAAGTGCGCACGCTGCTCGTGGTGTCGGCGCGCGTGATCGAAGAACTTCCGGTCGCGCCGGCGCCTCGTTCGGTTGAGCGATAA